Proteins encoded within one genomic window of Companilactobacillus sp.:
- a CDS encoding aminotransferase class I/II-fold pyridoxal phosphate-dependent enzyme, whose translation MPKLDPTVKNVVNETIAPMGISQIRYFAQKFAKIPGLIKLTLGEPDFNVPEHVKQAAIKSIEDNDSHYSAQRGTLGLRKAISGYLNKRFDVNYDPESEIIVTIGGTEAIFVSLAAIINPGDKVIVPTPTFALYIPIIKVLGGIPVQVDTTPDGFQLTGKKLQEVIDREGEDKVKAMILNFPGNPTGFEYSKDQLQEIVDVIKDKSMYIITDEIYAELTYGVKHTSMTQLLPGKTILVNGLSKSHAMTGYRIGYVAAPADFVENAGKMHAYTVTCPSNPAQYAAQEALTNGIDDPLEMRDIYQKRRDYIVAQLNDIGYKTIMPQGAFYTFSEIPAEFGLSSVEFAEKLAEEGKVGVTPGVAFGEGGEGHFRMSYASSMEDIEEAMKRLRVFTENLKAEV comes from the coding sequence ATGCCAAAGTTAGACCCAACCGTAAAAAACGTTGTAAACGAAACAATTGCCCCAATGGGTATTTCACAGATTAGATACTTTGCCCAAAAATTTGCTAAGATTCCTGGGTTGATCAAGTTGACCTTAGGAGAACCTGATTTCAATGTTCCAGAACACGTCAAACAAGCTGCCATCAAGAGTATTGAAGACAACGATTCGCACTATTCTGCACAAAGAGGAACCTTAGGATTACGTAAAGCTATTTCTGGATATCTGAATAAACGTTTCGACGTTAACTATGACCCAGAATCAGAAATTATTGTCACGATTGGTGGAACTGAGGCAATTTTCGTTTCATTAGCTGCAATCATTAACCCTGGCGACAAGGTTATTGTCCCAACACCTACATTTGCACTTTATATTCCAATCATCAAAGTACTTGGCGGAATTCCTGTTCAAGTTGACACTACACCAGATGGCTTCCAATTAACTGGTAAGAAGCTCCAAGAAGTTATCGACCGTGAGGGTGAAGATAAGGTCAAAGCTATGATTTTGAACTTCCCTGGAAATCCAACTGGATTTGAATACAGTAAGGATCAACTACAAGAGATCGTCGATGTGATCAAAGACAAGTCAATGTACATCATTACTGATGAGATTTATGCTGAATTAACCTATGGTGTAAAACATACTTCAATGACACAACTACTACCTGGAAAAACTATTTTAGTTAATGGTTTGTCAAAATCACATGCTATGACAGGATACAGAATTGGTTATGTTGCTGCACCTGCAGACTTCGTTGAAAATGCCGGAAAGATGCATGCCTATACTGTTACATGTCCATCAAACCCAGCTCAATACGCCGCTCAAGAAGCATTAACTAATGGTATCGATGACCCACTAGAAATGAGAGATATTTATCAAAAACGTCGTGATTATATCGTGGCTCAATTAAACGATATTGGTTATAAGACAATCATGCCACAAGGTGCTTTTTATACATTCTCAGAAATTCCAGCCGAATTTGGACTAAGTTCAGTTGAATTTGCTGAAAAATTAGCCGAAGAAGGTAAAGTCGGCGTTACTCCAGGCGTTGCCTTTGGCGAGGGTGGCGAAGGTCACTTCAGAATGTCTTATGCATCATCAATGGAAGATATCGAAGAAGCTATGAAACGTCTTCGTGTATTCACAGAAAACTTAAAAGCAGAAGTCTAA
- a CDS encoding aspartate-semialdehyde dehydrogenase, whose amino-acid sequence MSEGFEVAILGATGAVGTRLIQQLEQSTIPVSKIRLLASSRSAGKTLQFKGQDVTVEEAKPESFEGVDIVLASAGGSVSKKLLPEAVKRGAVCVDNTSAFRMEPDVPLVVPEVNEKALYKHHGIIANPNCSTIQMMVALEPIRKEFGLKQIIVSTYQAASGAGQSALNELKEQAQEFLDGKDMEANIFPTKGDKKHYPLAFNLLPQIDVLEDNLYSHEEWKMIHETKKIMLDDMDSPDIKVTATCVRVPVPISHGESIWIDTVDHENASVDKIREAVANFPGAVLEDDPANQIYPQPINATGKRETFVGRIRPDLENKGAFNLWVVSDNLLKGAAWNTVQIAERLVADDLVHVN is encoded by the coding sequence ATGAGTGAAGGTTTTGAGGTCGCAATATTAGGTGCTACTGGCGCCGTGGGAACACGTTTAATACAACAATTGGAACAATCAACTATTCCAGTATCAAAGATCAGATTATTGGCATCAAGTCGTTCAGCTGGTAAGACTCTTCAATTCAAGGGTCAAGATGTCACAGTTGAAGAAGCTAAGCCAGAATCATTTGAAGGAGTCGATATCGTTTTAGCATCAGCTGGTGGTAGCGTATCAAAGAAATTATTGCCAGAAGCTGTTAAGCGTGGTGCTGTCTGTGTCGACAATACTAGTGCATTTAGAATGGAACCAGATGTTCCGCTAGTAGTTCCAGAAGTTAATGAAAAAGCTTTGTACAAGCATCATGGAATCATTGCCAATCCAAATTGTTCAACGATTCAAATGATGGTTGCACTTGAACCAATCCGTAAGGAATTTGGTTTGAAGCAAATTATCGTTTCAACTTATCAAGCTGCATCAGGTGCTGGTCAATCAGCACTTAACGAATTAAAGGAACAAGCTCAAGAATTTCTTGATGGCAAGGATATGGAAGCTAATATTTTCCCAACAAAGGGTGATAAGAAGCATTATCCATTAGCATTTAACTTGTTGCCACAAATTGATGTTCTAGAGGACAATCTCTATTCTCATGAAGAGTGGAAGATGATCCACGAAACTAAGAAGATCATGTTAGATGACATGGATTCTCCTGATATCAAGGTCACGGCTACTTGTGTTCGTGTACCTGTTCCAATTAGTCATGGTGAGTCAATCTGGATCGATACTGTTGATCACGAAAATGCATCAGTTGACAAAATCAGAGAAGCTGTTGCTAACTTCCCAGGCGCTGTTCTGGAAGATGATCCTGCAAACCAAATTTATCCACAACCAATCAATGCGACAGGCAAGCGTGAAACATTTGTTGGACGTATTCGTCCTGACCTTGAAAACAAAGGTGCATTCAATCTTTGGGTAGTTTCAGATAACTTACTTAAAGGTGCAGCTTGGAATACTGTTCAAATCGCAGAACGCTTAGTTGCCGACGATTTAGTTCATGTAAATTAA